The Kaustia mangrovi genome has a segment encoding these proteins:
- the fabF gene encoding beta-ketoacyl-ACP synthase II, translating to MRRVVVTGLGMVSPLACGVEETWSRLLEGRSGAGRIGKFETDDLACKIACEVPRGDGSDATFKADDWVDPKEQRRVDDFIVFALAAARQAVDDSGWRPERYEDQIRTGVLVGSGIGGLPGIEETSVLLHERGPRRVSPFFIPGRLINLASGMISIQYGFRGPNHSVVTACSTGAHAIGDAARLIGLGDAEVMLAGGAEAAISRLGIAGFVACKALSTHFNDEPEKASRPYDRDRDGFVMGEGAGVVVLEELEHAKARGAKIYGEVIGYGMSGDAYHITAPSEDGDGALRSMQAAVKRAGISAHDIDYINAHGTSTPLGDEIELGAVEKLMGNKVGELTMSSTKSAVGHLLGAAGAVEAIFSLLAMRDNMAPPTLNLDNPSVTTEIDLVPGTPRPMEINTVLSNSFGFGGTNASLIFRRLDH from the coding sequence ATGAGAAGGGTCGTCGTAACCGGTCTTGGCATGGTGTCGCCGCTGGCGTGCGGTGTCGAGGAGACGTGGAGCCGGCTGCTCGAGGGCCGTTCCGGCGCCGGGCGCATCGGGAAATTCGAGACGGACGATCTTGCCTGCAAGATCGCCTGCGAGGTGCCGCGCGGCGATGGCAGCGACGCCACCTTCAAGGCCGACGATTGGGTCGACCCCAAGGAGCAGCGCCGGGTCGACGACTTCATCGTCTTCGCGCTCGCCGCGGCCCGCCAGGCGGTCGACGATTCCGGCTGGCGCCCGGAGCGCTACGAGGACCAGATCCGCACCGGCGTGCTCGTGGGGTCGGGGATCGGCGGCCTGCCGGGCATCGAGGAGACCTCCGTCCTCCTGCATGAGCGCGGGCCCCGCCGTGTGAGCCCGTTCTTCATTCCCGGACGGCTGATCAACCTCGCCTCAGGCATGATCTCCATCCAGTACGGTTTCCGCGGTCCGAATCATTCGGTCGTGACCGCCTGCTCGACCGGCGCCCACGCCATTGGCGACGCGGCCCGCCTCATCGGGCTGGGCGATGCGGAGGTGATGCTGGCGGGTGGTGCGGAAGCGGCCATCTCCCGGCTCGGCATCGCCGGTTTCGTGGCCTGCAAGGCGCTCTCCACCCATTTCAACGACGAGCCGGAGAAGGCGTCGCGGCCCTATGACCGCGACCGCGACGGCTTCGTGATGGGCGAGGGTGCCGGCGTCGTGGTGCTCGAGGAGCTCGAGCACGCCAAGGCGCGCGGCGCCAAGATCTATGGCGAGGTCATCGGCTACGGCATGTCCGGCGACGCCTATCATATCACCGCACCGTCGGAAGACGGCGACGGCGCGCTGCGCTCCATGCAGGCCGCCGTCAAGCGGGCCGGTATCTCCGCCCACGACATCGACTATATCAACGCGCACGGCACCTCCACGCCGCTCGGCGACGAGATCGAGCTCGGCGCGGTGGAGAAGCTGATGGGCAACAAGGTCGGCGAGCTGACCATGTCGTCCACCAAATCGGCCGTCGGCCATCTGCTCGGCGCGGCCGGCGCGGTCGAGGCGATCTTCTCGTTGCTCGCCATGCGCGACAATATGGCGCCGCCCACCCTCAATCTCGACAATCCGTCGGTCACGACGGAGATCGATCTGGTGCCCGGCACCCCGCGCCCCATGGAGATCAACACAGTTCTGTCCAATTCCTTTGGTTTTGGTGGAACCAACGCGTCTTTGATCTTCAGGCGCCTCGATCACTGA